Part of the Nicotiana sylvestris chromosome 5, ASM39365v2, whole genome shotgun sequence genome is shown below.
GGTTTTAGAAATTGACACCTTTTTGATTCTGTTTGCCTATGGTTTTTGTTAGAAGATTGTTTGCCTTGGTTTGTAAATGCCTAGGACTTTCAGGGGGTTAATTGAACAACTAGGAACTTAAGGGGGTAATTTGGGGATTGTTTAACCCGGGGAATCTTTAATAACTGATTGGGAAGCTTCCAAAATGGATATCTGCTCAGAATTGTTAAGGAAAATAggctgaaaaatgaaaatatcttAAATAAAGGGACAGTTGTACAGAAATCGGTTTTAAAAGATGCCTTGTGAGGGTATTTTGGGGAAATCCCATTGCCTTTCCTTGGAGGGCACATAACAAATTTTTGTTGTATAAATAAGACGATCCCCTCATTCAGCACACATACTGACATACCCTAAAAGACTGACAATTCTCTGCATTAATTTGGGTCAAAAACTGCTTGGAATTACACTCTAGGAGAATactagaaaaatcagaaaatggcTGAGAGAGTTATTCTAAAAATACATTGAAATTTCTGCATCTGCTCATTAGTTTTAAGTGTAAGCTGGAATTCAAAAGCTTCGAAGAACTCTTGTTTGTCTGGGTAAAAATGGTTTAAGATCTGAGCCTGGTTGTGTTTTGGAGTTGCTGATTCATCTACTCTGTTACTGCTGCTAAATActaatttttcttttgtttcttttggatatCCAGGTACCTTCTTGGACTCTACTCAATGTGAAGCTCAAAATTGAAGCATCTAATTGAAAATATGGAGTTTATGCATAGTATCAATTCATTTGATTAGACTCTAGCCTTATTTTCTACACTACACTGTTTTATTCTTTGTATTTTGCTTCTGCTGAAGGGTAGTTTCCTCCTAAGTGTTGTATTAGGCCTTTACTTAGTGTGTGAGTCCTGGATTCATGTCAAGTATCTTATAGCTGGATTCTAGTTTTAGTGACTGAACTTTGTCATTATATTCAATATTGGACTATCAAGATGTGGACATAACttagttaaaaatgcacataggtttaaaagtgtttaaaatcagataaataggtcaataataatagttgagcgaccgtgctaaaatcatggAACtcaagaatgcctaacacctttttccggttaacagaattccttacccgaatttctgtgttcgcggactattaaacagagtcaatttcctcgattcaggattctaaaccggtgacttgggacaccataaattatccaaagtggcgactctaaataaataaataaatttcgttccgattatcacttaaattggaaaaaactcccttatactccctttcggggtggtaaaaaggaggtgtgacatcaagtagaaggaaagtaTAACAAAACAGTTCGAACATAGTAAATTCATAAATAACATCGAGAATTAGagaaaagatttttgaaataacttaaaggaaaaccctaatcagaacaatgaagagtcgttttgaaaacaacgttgaagaaccttcgagaaaaacGCTTAAAAGTTCATGGTAAGCATagatctaaggtagatctgaaagaaatcgaaagatcttagagattaaaatacccaaaagaaaatgagaaagatctcgaaagttaacgatctaaccagaaaatgccaagGACCCttcttgaaaggccatgaatggccaggaaaggtcgtggatggtcggagaaaggccatgaacaccaGTCGAGCAGGGACTGGACCAAACTCCTTCGAAGTCTGGTCGTGAAACCATAGAACCTAAAACATAGGAGCCATGGAAGGCTAGTACAGGTCTCAAATGACcatggaaggccatggattaggtaggtatcagggtggattagggtttggtttgatggcggcggctagggtttgtaggagtttcagagagagttgagagagaagagggattcaagggcggcggtaggtgagaaatgagatAGGTTTAGTTGGTattaaaggggttaggtggggaGTCCGGGTattgggttgggaaattgggtctgatttgggctcaatttcaagctataattgaaatgaaattgtgctatcatttaaatagccattttccctatttaacaaaaatagtaaattgatttctgaaaataaattaaaagtactaaaatgattggtgacatataattatcaatttaaaaatacggGACTTTATTTTCataaatataaacgcaattaaatcctaaaagaggctaatattgcaattatgcaatttagcctttaaaaatactaaatacatttgtaaaaatatgcaaaaattatcttagctatattttagcataaatgtgAAAgcccaataaatgaattaccaaaaataataattttagaaataattattggattttttatggataaaatagggaaataaattgatttaaaaacctttaaattaaggaaaaaataataaaatatttggacatacttatatatgcgtacatatgtattttgaaggtattttcatattgaaaaatatataaggaaaaattgggtatcaacagctgcccgtctttacccaggaaggatgaaagtgttgtcgggtaaagatatgatggccaattttgaacGAGAAAAACAGTTTGAAGAAgataggccgcaccctggcttctgagctacctacatatccctagttttacaagaaccaggccatatgtagttcaagatcCATCGACAGAGTAGGCCGACGGAGACTTTCAAGAACGAACGCAATATCTAGGGTCGGGTGAGTAAAAGGTTACGGGAATGGTCAAGGTTTGATATggttgcgggaactggagcgggcttgctcctgccgagatggtcgttgcttgtcggtgtacctgcaattagaaacaatacaggCGTATACTGTGCATGAATTTAagcatgatgcaagttcccgtcggaccataaatgttgtctttggacggttaggatgaagtcctttagaccatgacgtcctgggccatgaagcgtgcaataaggattcgcaggccatgaaatgatgctctcgggctatgaggatggtgcctccgaaccatgatgcctttgaataatgatatgcaaaagattaaaaagggACCCTCGGTCCATGACATAGTATtttcgggctatgaaaatggtgcctctgaacgatgatgcctttggataatttggcatTCTTTCAGCCCGTGAGATGCAGTacgtggcgatcttttagcccatgcggatacagtatgaggcgatctttcagccgagcggaggcgatctttcatccatgcagATGCAGTgtgcggcgatctttcagccatgcggatgcagtatgaggcgatcttttagccgtgcagaggcgatctttcagccatgcagatgcagtatgcggcaatctttcagccattcGGATgaagtatgaggcgatcttttagccgtgagatgcagtatgaggtgatctttcagccatgcaaggatgaaggcagatggaggtagagcttaacctcggaaggcagaatggtagccttatgcaatgcaaaaatgcagatggagacagcgtttagtctcggaaggcataatggtagccttatgcaatgcaaatgaatatggaggtagagcttaacctcggaaggcagaatggtagccttatgcaatgcaaaaatacagatggaggtagagcttaacctcggaaggcagaatggtagccttatgcaatgcaaaatgtagatggagatagcgtttagtctcggaaggcagaatggtagccttatgcaatgcaaaaatgcagatgaagacagcgtgtagtcttggaaggcagaatggtagccatatgcaagaaataaaatggcaaatggtagtagagctttcatagctgatagcagattgcgacaTTGTGATtgctggggacattgtgacatacggaatatcactggtgtgtgcggatagcaaatgttggtaattgcaacggttctgagagttgtattcctgaataatgtttgtcccatgggtatatagtatgtttgatgatttcgcaatccaAGTGCCTGTATCTAAAGAAacatcgtgagttttgtaaagggggaggttagttcatatccccgttgtctttgcttgacctgctcggctttgatctggcgATATtgcatgtatcattggggtagtgttgctaaacaaagcaatttcagtaacatgtatgattttgtaaaaatacgACATAATAGTTTTTTTAGATGAACCTACGACTGTGATgtggttcgggacattgcaacctctcttgctacggaattttgagggccctcctcaaaaattttccccagtttgatgggttgacgcttctgactgttgcttgcgacgatcggctgaaattactttggaattttgagggtcctcctcaaaattctgccccagtttccaattgcgggggagatgaaatttttattgaattgtgaccgaacccatagggctgcctacgtatcccctcttaaacgagaatcaggtcaggcatagttcaaattacatcatataagggaagcatgaaaattacacatagtaacgcttgatcGCATttgaattgatcggttttggccagacttctccattcatttctgcaagtatgagggctcctcctgtcagaacccagtggaccatgtatggaccctgccagttgggagagaatttccccttggcttcatcttgatgcggaaaaattttctttaacaccagttgccccggtgtgaactgtctcggcttgactcttttgttgaaggctctggacattctgttctgatagagttgaccatggtagactgcattcattctctttccctCTATAAGGGTTAGTTTTGCATAATGATAttttacccattctgcgtcgtcgagctcagcttcttgtatgatccttagggaaggaatttctacctcagcgggaatgactacctctgtaccataaaccagcatatagggggtttccctggttgatgtgcggactatggtgcgataccccaatagagcaaatgataacttcttgtgccactgtttatgcttctctatcattttcctcaatatcttcttgatattcttgttggcggcctctacagcTCTATTCATCTACGGCCTATAGGCTGTGTAATTCTTGGGTTTTaacttgaaggtttcacacatagctttcatcaagtcacctttgaggttggagccattatcagtgatgatcgACTTTGGAAccctgaatcgacaaacaatgcagtcgcggacaaagtctgccacgactttcttagttactgctctgtaagatgttgcttcgacccatttggtaaaatagtcgattgctactaggataaacctgtgctcGTTGGAAGCGGTAGGCTCTATTGGtcaaataacatccattccccaggcggcaaacagccatggcgagcttgttgcattaagctcattcgaaggtacctttatcatatctgcatatatctgacagttgtggcaTTTCCAAACATACTAGATGCAgcccgtttccatagtcatccaaaagtaaccagctcggagtatcttcagTGCTAAGACATAACCATTCATATGCagaccgcaggtcccaacatgaatttcttctagtagcctggatgcttcctttgcgtcgacacaccttaataaccccaaatcaggagtcctcctatacaggattcctccgctgtgaaagaagttgttggatagtctccgaagtgtgcatttcaaagtaggatttgcaagttctgggtactctcctttttgCTTCTTTAATGtaggcacaataagctggctgatcatgaatctttactggaatagggtcaatgaaattcttgtctggatgttgtatcatagacgacagggtagccaatgcattggcgaactcattctggactctgggaacatgctggaactctatcctcgtgaacctctttcttaattcctgtacatgatacaaatacgggagtatcttggagttcttggttgctaattcttcacgcacctgatgtatgagtaggtctgaatctccaatcgctagcaactcttgaacgttcatgtcaatggccatcttgagccctaagatgcaagcttcgtactcggccatgttgatGGTGCAggagaacctgagtttggcagacaccggataatgctgaccggtttatgatactaggactgctcctatgccaactcctttaaaGTTTGtcgctccatcgaaaaacattctccaactgtcataggattctgcaatgtcttctcctatgaaggatacctcttcgtcatgaaaatacgttttcaggggttcgtattctccatccacaggATTCTCGGCAAGGTGGTTTGttagtgcttgtcccttgaccgctttctgagttacgtacacaatgtcgaactcactcaacaggatttgccacttggctagcttaccagtgggcatgggcttctgaaagatgtacttcgatggatccatccttgatataagATATGTGGTATatgcacagaagtaatgtctcagcttctgagctacccaagtcaaagcacaacaggtgcactctaacagagaataccaggcctcgtacagagtaaacttcttgctgaggtaatagatggcctgctccttcctccctatttcatcatgctgccctagcATGCaatcgaaagctccatccaatgctgcaaggtagagtaataagggtctacttggctcaggcgggaccaagactagtggtgttgacaagtactccttgattctgtcgaaggctttttggAAGTCATCGGTCCGTTTGGTGGCGAattccttcttcaacatcttaaagattggctcacaaataatgTTGACTGTGCTacgaaccggctgatgtagttaatacttcccaagaaactcatcacatccttcttgttctttggtggtgatagttcttggatggctttgacttttgatagATCTAGTTCTagtcctcggcgactcacaataaaacCAAG
Proteins encoded:
- the LOC138869079 gene encoding uncharacterized protein, coding for MLKKEFATKRTDDFQKAFDRIKEYLSTPLVLVPPEPSRPLLLYLAALDGAFDCMLGQHDEIGRKEQAIYYLSKKFTLMDPSKYIFQKPMPTGKLAKWQILLSEFDIVYVTQKAVKGQALTNHLAENPVDGEYEPLKTYFHDEEVSFIGEDIAESYDSWRMFFDGATNFKGVGIGAVLVS